One Dysosmobacter welbionis DNA segment encodes these proteins:
- a CDS encoding sigma-70 family RNA polymerase sigma factor, translating to MYKFSEKTPQPLDQCSDETLCQLVAGGSREAEEALVTRYNRLVRTCARPFFLVGGDSEDLTQEGMVGLLKAVREYDASKEASFRTFAEICIRNRLYSVLRAAARDKHMALNQSVPLDTPFFDANSYTSGTSDLTQRDPEAYLIDREHTAALLSGVRKQLSEFEAKILGYYLDGLSCREIAETVGKPPKSVDNAVQRIRRKVARQLLSGDLSGS from the coding sequence ATGTACAAATTTAGCGAGAAGACACCCCAGCCCCTGGACCAGTGCAGCGATGAAACGCTGTGCCAACTGGTTGCCGGCGGCAGCCGCGAAGCGGAGGAAGCTCTTGTGACGCGGTACAACCGGCTGGTCCGGACCTGCGCCCGCCCCTTCTTTCTGGTGGGCGGCGACAGCGAGGATCTGACCCAGGAGGGCATGGTGGGCCTCCTCAAAGCCGTTCGGGAGTATGACGCCTCCAAGGAGGCATCCTTCCGGACCTTCGCAGAAATCTGCATTCGTAACCGGCTGTATTCCGTCCTCCGCGCCGCGGCGCGGGATAAGCACATGGCTCTCAATCAGTCGGTCCCCTTGGATACACCCTTCTTTGACGCCAATTCCTACACCTCTGGTACCAGCGATCTGACTCAGCGCGATCCCGAAGCGTATCTCATCGACAGGGAACATACCGCTGCCCTCTTATCCGGTGTCCGGAAACAGTTGTCCGAGTTTGAAGCAAAGATTTTGGGGTACTATTTAGACGGTCTTTCATGCAGGGAAATTGCCGAGACGGTAGGCAAGCCCCCAAAGTCCGTGGACAACGCCGTGCAGCGCATTCGGCGCAAGGTGGCACGGCAGCTTCTTTCCGGCGATCTCAGCGGAAGCTGA
- a CDS encoding zinc-ribbon domain containing protein: MYEDKTLVCKECGQEFVFTAGEQEFYAERGFQNEPQRCKACRDARKNAARGPREYFTAVCAACGGEARVPFEPKSDRPVYCSECFAKMRDQQR, encoded by the coding sequence ATGTACGAAGACAAGACCTTAGTTTGCAAGGAGTGCGGCCAGGAGTTCGTGTTCACCGCCGGCGAGCAGGAGTTCTATGCCGAGCGCGGCTTCCAGAACGAGCCCCAGCGGTGCAAGGCCTGCCGTGACGCCCGCAAGAACGCGGCCCGCGGTCCCCGGGAGTATTTCACCGCTGTCTGCGCCGCCTGCGGCGGCGAAGCCCGCGTGCCCTTCGAGCCGAAGTCTGACCGTCCCGTGTACTGCAGCGAGTGCTTCGCCAAGATGCGGGACCAGCAGAGATAA
- a CDS encoding DUF1858 domain-containing protein, with the protein MIEIKKDTIIGDILDVAPQTAPIFLSIGMHCLGCPSSRGETVEEACMVHGVDCDKLLALVNEEANKKAE; encoded by the coding sequence ATGATCGAGATCAAGAAGGACACCATCATCGGTGACATTCTGGACGTGGCGCCTCAGACCGCGCCCATCTTCCTGTCCATCGGCATGCACTGCCTGGGCTGCCCCTCTTCCCGGGGCGAGACTGTGGAGGAGGCCTGCATGGTCCACGGCGTGGACTGCGACAAGCTGCTGGCCCTGGTGAACGAGGAAGCCAACAAGAAAGCGGAATGA
- a CDS encoding DUF6291 domain-containing protein, translating to MLLLYRYAMAADKAPTDPEEVLRQHPGLREETRMAYRFLAETIRRDTEKWKEKQRRYQEAAARRQGDGAISRQALEQAAPKDYSDIRKYLRDVSTAGRLPKSDP from the coding sequence CTGCTTCTGTTGTACCGCTATGCCATGGCGGCGGACAAGGCTCCCACGGATCCGGAGGAGGTTTTGCGGCAGCACCCGGGCTTGAGGGAGGAGACCCGCATGGCCTACCGGTTTCTGGCGGAGACCATTCGGCGGGATACAGAGAAGTGGAAGGAAAAGCAGCGGCGCTACCAAGAGGCGGCGGCGCGGCGGCAGGGGGATGGGGCGATCTCCCGGCAGGCCCTGGAACAGGCCGCGCCCAAGGATTACAGCGACATCCGGAAGTACCTACGGGACGTCTCTACCGCTGGTCGGTTGCCAAAATCGGACCCATAG
- a CDS encoding helix-turn-helix domain-containing protein, with the protein MNKERLGDFIGSERKNLGLTQRDLAARLHVTDKAVSKWERGLSYPDVTLLEPLAAALDLTVEELMACRRQAAKGAEETMQSLLDISRDSVRQERRRSWQRLAAVLVLLAVTAAVVAYTQIVVTEEGYYSIVLKETVNGRNCVYVEDRGHLIRLKCGEDVDFDALTLRDERGDTISYQMDFQWNRLTRTGTVSACEDTGVTVLGGVMDVTYEGDSGSVPLLFGDTSVQYLRDGYYPDPYAESENLVFLCDVRFWPYHPEEPDPTGINTRAILEVEDCINAEALDVDGDGALEVAVRTRWPEKPYTVYDYVDGEIVESWPDTLPEEILEQMWAPWEGL; encoded by the coding sequence GTGAACAAGGAGCGGCTGGGCGATTTCATCGGCAGCGAGCGGAAAAATCTGGGCCTGACCCAGCGGGATCTGGCGGCGCGGCTGCATGTGACGGACAAGGCCGTCAGCAAGTGGGAGCGGGGACTGAGCTACCCGGATGTGACGCTGCTGGAGCCCCTGGCGGCAGCCCTGGACTTGACGGTGGAGGAGCTGATGGCCTGCCGGAGGCAGGCGGCGAAAGGAGCGGAGGAGACCATGCAGAGCTTGTTGGATATCTCCCGTGACAGCGTGCGGCAGGAGCGGCGGCGCTCCTGGCAGCGGCTGGCGGCGGTGCTGGTGCTGCTGGCCGTAACTGCAGCCGTGGTGGCGTATACGCAGATCGTGGTGACGGAGGAGGGGTATTACAGCATCGTTCTGAAAGAGACTGTGAATGGCAGGAACTGTGTCTATGTGGAGGACCGTGGACACCTGATCCGGCTGAAGTGCGGGGAGGATGTGGACTTTGATGCCCTCACGCTGCGGGACGAGCGGGGAGATACCATTTCCTATCAGATGGACTTTCAATGGAACCGGCTGACCCGCACTGGTACGGTGTCTGCCTGTGAGGACACCGGCGTCACCGTTCTGGGAGGTGTCATGGATGTCACCTATGAGGGGGATTCCGGCAGCGTGCCGCTTCTCTTCGGCGATACCAGCGTCCAGTATCTCCGGGACGGGTATTACCCGGACCCCTACGCAGAGTCCGAAAATCTGGTGTTTTTATGTGACGTCCGGTTTTGGCCCTATCATCCGGAGGAGCCGGACCCCACCGGCATCAACACCCGGGCAATCCTGGAAGTGGAGGACTGCATCAACGCCGAGGCGCTGGACGTGGATGGGGACGGAGCGCTGGAGGTGGCCGTCCGCACCCGCTGGCCGGAGAAGCCGTACACCGTCTACGACTATGTGGATGGAGAGATTGTGGAGTCATGGCCGGACACCCTGCCGGAGGAGATTTTGGAACAGATGTGGGCCCCGTGGGAAGGGCTATGA
- the murD gene encoding UDP-N-acetylmuramoyl-L-alanine--D-glutamate ligase → MIFRTPGLRPDVPELAAAVARGSLLTSEMEVFFEVCPCPEIAVTGSDGKTTTTTIIAKLLEAAGRTVHLGGNIGRPLLCDTPDIAPTDLAVLELSSFQLMTMDRSPRIAVMTNLSPNHLDVHKSYGEYIAAKENIFTHQTVRDIAVFNADNEATVRCAEKAPGRVRWFSRRKEVADGVFLRGTSIVCRGPQGERVVLDTADIKLPGVHNIENYMAAVAAVDGMVPDEAIRAFARTFGGVEHRIELVRELDGVRWYNDSIASSPSRTIAGLRSFPEKVILIAGGKDKGISYDAIGPEINEHVKALILCGATAGVIRAAVEKAANFTGLPITEVDSYQSAVALARETARPGDVVLLSPASTSFDRFANFMERGRVFKDLVNALK, encoded by the coding sequence GTGATCTTCCGGACCCCCGGCCTGCGGCCCGACGTGCCGGAGCTGGCGGCGGCGGTGGCGCGGGGCAGCCTGCTGACTTCCGAGATGGAGGTCTTTTTTGAGGTCTGCCCCTGTCCCGAGATCGCCGTCACCGGGTCCGACGGCAAGACCACGACCACCACGATCATCGCAAAGCTCCTGGAGGCCGCCGGGCGCACCGTCCACCTGGGGGGCAACATCGGCCGCCCGCTGCTGTGCGACACGCCGGACATCGCGCCAACGGATCTGGCGGTGCTGGAGCTCAGCTCCTTCCAGCTGATGACCATGGACCGGAGCCCCCGCATCGCCGTTATGACCAACCTGTCTCCCAACCACCTGGATGTCCACAAGAGCTACGGAGAGTATATCGCTGCCAAGGAAAATATCTTTACACACCAGACAGTCCGGGATATTGCCGTCTTTAATGCCGACAACGAGGCCACGGTCCGCTGCGCTGAAAAGGCCCCGGGCCGGGTGCGGTGGTTCTCCCGCCGGAAGGAGGTGGCGGACGGCGTGTTCCTCCGGGGTACCTCTATCGTCTGCCGGGGGCCGCAGGGCGAGCGGGTAGTGCTGGACACCGCCGACATCAAGCTCCCCGGCGTCCACAACATCGAGAACTACATGGCCGCCGTCGCCGCCGTGGACGGGATGGTCCCAGACGAGGCCATCCGGGCCTTCGCCCGCACCTTCGGCGGCGTGGAGCACCGGATCGAGCTGGTCCGGGAGCTGGACGGGGTGCGCTGGTACAACGACTCCATCGCCTCCAGCCCCAGCCGCACCATCGCCGGGCTCCGGTCCTTCCCGGAGAAGGTCATCCTCATCGCCGGGGGCAAGGACAAGGGCATCTCCTATGACGCCATCGGCCCGGAGATCAACGAGCATGTGAAAGCCCTGATCCTCTGCGGCGCAACCGCCGGGGTGATCCGGGCCGCCGTGGAGAAGGCCGCCAACTTCACCGGCCTGCCCATCACGGAGGTGGACAGCTACCAGTCCGCCGTGGCGCTGGCCCGTGAGACGGCGCGGCCGGGGGATGTGGTGCTGCTGTCCCCGGCCAGCACCTCCTTTGACCGGTTCGCCAACTTCATGGAGCGGGGCCGGGTCTTCAAGGATCTGGTGAACGCTCTGAAATAA
- the yunB gene encoding sporulation protein YunB: MIWRGFYFYRRRMDRRRVLRALAFLLMALALTVLFIAATQMRPLLESMATTRVSNTVTRIVSEAVYEAIEKGELQYDGLVSFEKDTEGHITAVQSNMAAFNHLQAEILDTVLTRISQVPTGDLSIPIGSLTGSTLLAGRGPRITVRMESVGSSEANFRNAFTSAGINQTKHQIILTVDVSVSVLLPGFRTATKVSNSFIVAETVIVGTVPDTYTYFSTDPDTYEEDLKDYILNNS, encoded by the coding sequence ATGATCTGGCGCGGATTTTACTTCTACCGCCGGCGGATGGACCGCCGGCGGGTGCTGCGGGCCCTGGCGTTTCTGCTGATGGCTCTGGCGCTGACGGTGCTCTTCATCGCCGCCACCCAGATGCGGCCTCTGCTGGAGAGCATGGCCACCACCCGGGTGTCCAACACCGTTACCCGCATCGTCAGCGAGGCCGTGTATGAGGCCATCGAGAAGGGCGAGCTGCAGTACGACGGCCTGGTGTCCTTTGAGAAGGACACGGAGGGCCACATCACCGCTGTGCAGAGCAACATGGCGGCCTTCAACCACCTGCAGGCGGAGATTCTGGACACGGTCCTGACCCGCATCAGCCAGGTGCCCACCGGGGACCTGTCCATCCCCATCGGCAGCCTGACGGGTTCGACGCTGCTGGCGGGACGGGGGCCCCGCATCACCGTGCGGATGGAGTCCGTGGGGTCGTCGGAGGCGAACTTCCGCAACGCCTTCACCTCCGCCGGCATCAACCAGACCAAGCATCAGATCATCCTGACGGTGGATGTCTCCGTCAGCGTTCTGCTGCCGGGGTTCCGCACCGCCACCAAGGTGTCCAATTCCTTCATCGTGGCGGAGACGGTGATCGTAGGCACGGTGCCGGACACCTACACTTATTTCTCCACAGATCCGGATACGTACGAGGAGGATCTGAAAGACTACATTCTGAACAACAGCTGA
- the ligA gene encoding NAD-dependent DNA ligase LigA, which translates to MDYREEMKQLRDFLNQQSYLYYVLDAPVIPDYEYDRLNRRLEELEAEHPEEITPDSPTQRVGDKILEGFETYEHPVPLESLQDVFNAEEVSEFLDRMREALGDGAAYSVEPKVDGLSVALEYRDGVFVRGATRGDGRVGEDVTENLKTIRAIPMQLPEKLPRLIVRGEVYMSRAVFAEINARRELEGKPLMANPRNAAAGSLRQLDPKICAERKLDIQVFNLQLAEGKTFQNHSETLDYMASQHFKVIPHKTLSDPAEIQAEIDRINEERMDYPFDIDGAVIKSDHLADRERLGSTAKFPKWAVAFKYPPEKKFSVVQDIVVQVGRTGVLTPKAVLSPVRLAGTTVTNATLHNQDFITEKDIRVGDTVLVQKAGEIIPEILSVDFDKRPEGTVPYTLPDACPVCGAPVVRDEDGAALRCTGAECPAQLLRNLTHFASRDAMDIDGCGPAVIQQLIDSGLISNAADLYSLHAADVAKLDRMGEKSAENLIRAIENSKANDLSRLLYGLGIRQVGEKAAKTLAAHFGSMDALMAATEEALTEIPDVGGITARCIADYFRGDQAKDLIRRLKEAGVNMESTAQPTGDLLAGLTFVLTGELESASRKEAGEKLEALGAKVSGSVSKKTGAVVAGEAAGSKLRKAQELGVPVLSEEQYRVLVDEVPGDKAEILALLGRDEAAKEAE; encoded by the coding sequence ATGGACTACCGCGAGGAAATGAAGCAGCTGCGGGACTTTTTGAACCAGCAGAGCTATCTGTACTATGTTCTGGACGCGCCGGTGATCCCGGATTACGAGTACGACCGGCTGAACCGGCGCCTGGAGGAGCTGGAGGCTGAGCACCCCGAGGAGATCACCCCGGACTCTCCCACGCAGCGGGTGGGAGACAAAATCCTGGAGGGCTTTGAGACCTATGAGCATCCGGTGCCGCTGGAGAGCCTGCAGGACGTGTTCAACGCAGAGGAGGTCTCGGAGTTCCTGGATCGGATGCGGGAGGCCCTGGGGGACGGCGCCGCCTACTCCGTGGAGCCCAAGGTGGACGGCCTGTCCGTGGCCCTGGAGTATCGGGACGGCGTGTTCGTCCGGGGCGCCACCCGGGGCGACGGCCGGGTGGGGGAGGACGTGACGGAGAACCTCAAGACCATCCGCGCCATCCCCATGCAGCTGCCGGAGAAGCTGCCCCGGCTCATCGTCCGGGGCGAGGTCTATATGTCCCGGGCGGTGTTCGCGGAGATCAATGCCCGCCGGGAGCTGGAGGGCAAGCCCCTCATGGCCAATCCCCGGAACGCCGCCGCCGGGTCCCTGCGGCAGCTGGACCCCAAGATCTGCGCGGAGCGGAAGTTGGATATCCAGGTGTTCAACCTCCAGCTGGCGGAGGGCAAGACCTTCCAGAACCACTCGGAGACCCTGGACTACATGGCCTCCCAGCACTTCAAGGTGATCCCCCACAAGACCCTCTCCGACCCGGCGGAGATTCAGGCGGAGATCGACCGGATCAACGAGGAGCGGATGGACTACCCCTTCGACATCGACGGGGCGGTCATCAAGAGCGACCACCTGGCGGACCGGGAGCGGCTGGGCTCCACCGCCAAGTTCCCCAAGTGGGCGGTGGCCTTCAAGTACCCGCCGGAGAAGAAGTTCTCCGTGGTCCAGGACATCGTGGTGCAGGTGGGCCGCACCGGCGTGCTGACGCCCAAGGCGGTGCTGTCCCCGGTGCGGCTGGCGGGCACCACCGTCACCAACGCCACCCTCCACAACCAGGACTTCATCACCGAGAAGGACATCCGCGTGGGGGACACTGTGCTGGTGCAGAAGGCGGGGGAGATCATCCCGGAGATTTTGAGCGTGGACTTCGACAAACGCCCGGAGGGCACGGTGCCCTACACGCTGCCGGACGCCTGCCCGGTGTGCGGCGCCCCAGTGGTCCGGGACGAGGACGGCGCGGCCCTGCGCTGCACCGGCGCGGAGTGCCCGGCCCAGCTGCTGCGGAACCTCACCCACTTCGCCAGCCGGGACGCCATGGACATCGACGGCTGCGGTCCGGCGGTGATCCAGCAGCTGATCGACTCCGGGCTGATCTCCAACGCCGCGGACCTGTACAGCCTCCACGCCGCGGACGTGGCCAAGCTGGACCGGATGGGGGAGAAGTCCGCGGAGAACCTGATCCGGGCCATTGAGAACTCCAAGGCCAACGACCTGAGCCGCCTGCTGTACGGCCTGGGCATCCGGCAGGTGGGGGAGAAGGCCGCCAAGACCCTCGCCGCCCACTTCGGCTCCATGGACGCGCTGATGGCCGCCACAGAGGAGGCGCTGACGGAGATTCCCGACGTGGGCGGCATCACCGCCCGGTGCATCGCGGACTACTTCCGGGGCGACCAGGCGAAGGACCTGATCCGCCGCCTGAAAGAGGCGGGGGTGAACATGGAGAGCACCGCCCAGCCCACCGGGGACCTGCTGGCGGGATTGACCTTCGTCCTGACCGGCGAGCTGGAGTCCGCCTCCCGCAAGGAGGCCGGGGAGAAGCTGGAGGCTTTGGGGGCCAAGGTGTCCGGGTCCGTGTCCAAAAAGACCGGCGCCGTGGTGGCCGGAGAGGCCGCGGGCAGCAAACTCCGGAAGGCCCAGGAGCTGGGGGTGCCGGTTCTCAGCGAGGAGCAGTACCGGGTGCTGGTGGACGAGGTCCCCGGCGACAAGGCGGAAATCCTGGCCCTGCTGGGCCGGGACGAGGCGGCAAAAGAAGCGGAATAA
- a CDS encoding MerR family transcriptional regulator: MRQNTVKMTTAQFAELHGVNRRTLHYYDDIGLFSPCQKGENGYRYYDASQSIVFEYIRMLKELNMSIAEIADYCKHPAPEKFLQIADRKEAEIDLEIRRLKRARNILKTKKAQVRLCEGLPDEEIRVEECGAVKISVLPYDFSGDDLSRLFTDLKSQWGIEQIRMGIGSFLSLDKVTAGSFETYDGLFTYSSGSASGPHTFVRPAGRYLCGYQKGPWDKAPAMYQKMIDYARRQHLTLTGFAYELGLNEFAISSPEEYVTKFMIQIDDPC, from the coding sequence ATGAGGCAAAACACTGTAAAAATGACCACCGCCCAGTTTGCGGAACTGCACGGTGTCAATCGGAGAACGCTGCATTATTATGACGACATCGGCCTGTTTTCCCCCTGCCAAAAGGGGGAAAACGGTTACCGCTATTACGACGCATCACAGAGCATTGTTTTTGAGTATATCCGTATGCTGAAAGAGTTGAATATGAGCATCGCGGAAATTGCGGACTACTGTAAGCATCCTGCTCCGGAAAAGTTTTTGCAGATCGCAGATCGGAAAGAGGCGGAAATCGATCTGGAGATACGAAGGCTGAAGCGCGCGCGGAACATACTGAAGACCAAAAAAGCGCAGGTGCGTCTTTGCGAGGGCCTGCCGGATGAGGAAATCAGGGTCGAGGAGTGCGGCGCGGTCAAAATTTCTGTTTTGCCGTATGATTTTTCCGGAGACGATTTATCCCGGCTTTTTACCGATTTGAAAAGTCAATGGGGCATTGAGCAGATACGCATGGGAATCGGGAGCTTCCTCTCCCTGGACAAAGTCACCGCCGGGTCCTTTGAAACATACGACGGGCTGTTTACCTATTCGTCCGGCAGCGCATCCGGTCCGCATACGTTCGTCAGGCCGGCGGGGCGGTATCTTTGCGGCTATCAGAAGGGACCTTGGGACAAGGCGCCCGCCATGTACCAAAAAATGATCGACTATGCCCGCCGGCAGCATCTGACACTGACGGGCTTTGCCTACGAGCTTGGATTGAACGAATTTGCGATCTCCAGCCCGGAGGAATACGTCACAAAATTCATGATCCAGATCGATGACCCCTGCTGA